In one window of Azotobacter salinestris DNA:
- the nifK gene encoding nitrogenase molybdenum-iron protein subunit beta yields the protein MSQQVDNIKASYPLFLDEDYKDMLAKKRDGFEEKHPQEKIDEVFQWTTTEEYKELNFQREALTINPAKACQPLGAVLCALGFEKTMPYVHGSQGCVAYFRSYFNRHFREPVSCVSDSMTEDAAVFGGQQNMKDGLQNCKATYKPDMIAVSTTCMAEVIGDDLNAFINNSKKEGFIPDEYPVPFAHTPSFVGSHVTGWDNMFEGIARYFTVKSMDDKVVGSNGKLNIVPGFETYLGNFRVIKRMLSEMGVGYSLLSDPEEVLDTPADGQFRMYAGGTTQEEMKDAPNALSTVLLQPWQLEKTKKLVEGTWKHEVPKLNIPMGLDWTDEFLMKVSEISGQPIPASLTKERGRLVDMMTDSHTWLHGKRFALWGDPDFVMGMVKFLLELGCEPVHILCNNGSKRWKKAVDAILEASPYGKNATVYVGKDLWHLRSLVFTDKPDFMIGNSYGKFIQRDTLHKGKEFEVPLIRIGFPIFDRHHLHRQTTMGYEGAMQILTTLVNSILDRLDEETRGMQATDYNHDLVR from the coding sequence ATGAGCCAGCAAGTCGATAACATCAAAGCCAGCTACCCGCTGTTCCTCGACGAAGATTACAAGGACATGCTTGCCAAGAAGCGCGACGGCTTCGAGGAAAAGCATCCGCAAGAGAAGATCGACGAAGTATTCCAGTGGACCACCACTGAAGAATACAAGGAACTGAACTTCCAGCGTGAAGCGCTGACCATCAACCCGGCCAAGGCTTGCCAGCCGCTGGGCGCTGTCCTGTGCGCACTGGGCTTCGAGAAGACCATGCCCTACGTGCACGGTTCCCAGGGTTGCGTGGCCTATTTCCGCTCCTACTTCAACCGTCACTTCCGCGAGCCGGTTTCCTGCGTTTCCGACTCCATGACCGAAGACGCGGCGGTGTTCGGCGGCCAGCAGAACATGAAGGACGGTCTGCAGAACTGTAAGGCTACCTACAAGCCCGACATGATCGCAGTGTCCACCACCTGCATGGCCGAGGTCATCGGTGACGACCTCAACGCCTTCATCAACAACTCGAAGAAGGAAGGTTTCATTCCTGACGAGTACCCGGTGCCGTTCGCTCACACCCCGAGCTTCGTGGGCAGCCACGTGACCGGCTGGGACAACATGTTCGAAGGCATTGCTCGCTACTTCACCGTGAAGTCCATGGACGACAAGGTGGTTGGCAGCAACGGCAAGCTCAACATCGTCCCCGGCTTCGAAACCTACCTGGGCAACTTCCGCGTGATCAAGCGCATGCTCTCGGAAATGGGCGTGGGCTACAGCCTGCTCTCCGATCCGGAAGAAGTGCTGGATACCCCGGCTGACGGTCAGTTCCGCATGTACGCGGGCGGCACCACCCAGGAAGAGATGAAGGACGCGCCGAACGCTCTCAGCACCGTTCTGCTGCAACCCTGGCAGTTGGAGAAGACCAAGAAACTGGTCGAAGGCACCTGGAAGCACGAAGTTCCGAAGCTGAACATCCCGATGGGTCTGGACTGGACCGACGAATTCCTGATGAAAGTCAGCGAAATCAGCGGCCAGCCGATTCCGGCAAGCCTGACCAAGGAGCGTGGCCGTCTGGTCGACATGATGACCGACTCCCACACCTGGCTGCACGGCAAGCGTTTCGCCCTGTGGGGTGACCCGGACTTCGTCATGGGCATGGTCAAGTTCCTGCTGGAACTGGGCTGCGAGCCGGTGCACATCCTGTGCAACAACGGCAGCAAGCGCTGGAAGAAGGCGGTCGACGCCATCCTCGAAGCTTCGCCCTACGGCAAGAACGCCACCGTCTACGTCGGAAAGGACCTGTGGCACCTGCGCTCGCTGGTCTTCACCGACAAGCCTGACTTCATGATCGGCAACAGCTACGGCAAGTTCATCCAGCGCGACACCCTGCACAAGGGCAAAGAGTTCGAAGTTCCGCTGATCCGTATCGGCTTCCCGATCTTCGACCGTCACCACCTGCACCGTCAGACCACCATGGGCTACGAAGGCGCCATGCAGATCCTGACCACCCTGGTGAACTCGATCCTGGATCGTCTGGACGAGGAAACCCGCGGTATGCAGGCCACCGACTACAACCACGACCTGGTTCGCTAA
- the nifT gene encoding putative nitrogen fixation protein NifT, whose amino-acid sequence MPSVMIRRNDAGQLTFYIAKKDQEEIVVSLEHDSPEQWGGEVTLGDGSSYYIEPIPQPKLPITVRAKRAGEA is encoded by the coding sequence ATGCCCAGTGTCATGATCCGCCGCAACGACGCAGGTCAACTGACCTTCTATATCGCCAAGAAAGACCAGGAAGAAATCGTGGTGTCCCTGGAGCATGACAGTCCCGAGCAATGGGGCGGCGAAGTCACGCTTGGCGACGGTTCGAGCTACTACATCGAGCCGATCCCGCAACCCAAGCTGCCGATCACCGTGCGCGCCAAGCGAGCCGGCGAGGCCTGA
- a CDS encoding dinitrogenase iron-molybdenum cofactor biosynthesis protein, translated as MSAQPPYGQAPLPAHLALRIALAARSLKGVDTAHLLRALIAAVGEPITEARLRKLRASRLRARLLEACGSGAPLTLTDRQLHSALGLLKGRGVRMPEDPLPIPEPYREGEFPYSVRIACASDSGERLDGIFSNCARFLIYQISPRETRLVDLREPGPGRDDEDRHARRAELLADCQLLYTLSIGGPAAAKVVRAGIHPVRLARARPAREIVEELQRVLATAPPPWLAKAMGAGPDQRVRFTQ; from the coding sequence ATGAGTGCGCAACCGCCGTACGGCCAGGCCCCCCTGCCGGCCCATCTGGCCCTGCGCATTGCCCTGGCGGCACGCTCGCTCAAGGGGGTGGACACCGCCCACCTGCTGCGCGCCCTGATTGCCGCCGTTGGCGAACCCATCACGGAAGCGCGTCTGCGCAAACTGCGTGCTTCCCGCCTGCGTGCCCGTCTGCTCGAGGCGTGCGGGAGCGGGGCGCCGCTGACGCTGACCGATCGTCAGCTGCACAGCGCGCTCGGCCTGCTCAAGGGCCGCGGCGTACGCATGCCGGAAGATCCCCTGCCGATCCCCGAGCCCTATCGCGAGGGCGAATTCCCCTACTCGGTGCGTATCGCCTGCGCCTCCGACAGCGGCGAGCGCCTGGACGGCATCTTCAGCAACTGCGCGCGCTTTCTCATCTACCAGATTTCGCCCCGCGAGACTCGCCTGGTCGATCTGCGCGAGCCCGGTCCCGGCCGCGACGATGAAGACCGTCATGCGCGCCGGGCAGAATTGCTCGCCGACTGCCAGCTGCTCTACACCCTGAGCATCGGCGGTCCGGCGGCGGCCAAGGTGGTGCGTGCCGGCATCCATCCGGTGCGTCTGGCCCGTGCCCGGCCGGCCCGCGAGATCGTCGAGGAGCTGCAGCGGGTGCTGGCCACCGCGCCGCCTCCCTGGCTGGCCAAGGCCATGGGCGCCGGGCCCGACCAGCGCGTACGTTTCACCCAGTAA